GTAGAATAATGCTAGTAAATTGTTTGAACAGAAGCCGAAAAATACCTTCTTGTTGTTTTAGATAGTTATAGAAATGAGGTCTGTTTGGTTTCTGTTAAGACATTTGAGATGATTTTTAATCTATGTAAAGAAGCTAAGCTTGCTGGAGAATCCTTAATGGTGTTGAGAAAATGGGGAATTTAAATTTTGACCCGATACAACTACTTATAATCCTGATGTCATTACATACACTTCTGTGATACAAAGTTTTTGTGAGCAAAGTAGGGCAAGTGAGGCTCTTCGAATTTTGGAACTAATGGGTAGCCAAGGTTGACCTGCAAATCATATTACAGTTAGTACTTTGATCGAAGGTCTATGTAACGAGGGCCTTATAGACAAAGCTTATTAGCTGATTGGCAAAGTGGTTGCAGATGGAAGCGTTGCACTTGAGGGTGTTACAGTTACTCTTCCAGCAGATGCTGGCAAGTGGAATTAGGCCTGGTGCATCCATTTCTTTCATTAAGCAACTTTGTTTACAGGAACAGTTCTTGAGGCACTGGACTGGTACAGTAAGACGCAAAAGAAAGATTTACTCAACATATGTTGATTCAGATATTTATTCGACTCTTTTAATTGAGCTTTCTCAAAAAGGTCATCTGGTGGAAGCTGCAAATGTGGTTAGTGTAATGGTTGAGAAGAGGATCCAATTGAAAGCTCCTTATCTTGATAATATAGCTGTGCTCCTCAGTAGAATTGGTGAAAAAGAGCTTGATCAGCAGTTGATGAGTTTGAAGTGAAACCGATGTGGAGCTTTATGAAATCTTTTGTAGTCcgatccatattttcttctttagcATTACTGTTTAGACAGAATTGCAAGCCAAAAGCATAACTCTTACAGATAAAAATTAAGTTGCAGAGCTCAAGCATCAGGAGCCAAGCCTTGGGAACATCTATAAAAACAAGACTATCATTCCTGGTAAAGGAATGCTGAGGTATTCCTTCACCTTTCTTTATTTTGAGTTTAATATGAGCATCTTCAACGCCGTTTCTCCTCTTCATTTTCTGCCACCGTTGTTCTTGCTACTGGCATTCTCTAAATCTACATTGTCAACCATGATGTGACTGGTATCCTGGCATAATGAACTGTTGATTAATATTTCCAGGACTTTAA
This is a stretch of genomic DNA from Papaver somniferum cultivar HN1 chromosome 1, ASM357369v1, whole genome shotgun sequence. It encodes these proteins:
- the LOC113337966 gene encoding uncharacterized protein LOC113337966, translated to MSLYLFKQSGRSGNLLTGNSSDSNNTGSFLTRSNSDWNSLAQTMMEALHLRVLQLLFQQMLASGIRPGASISFIKQLCLQEQFLRHWTGTVRRKRKIYSTYVDSDIYSTLLIELSQKGHLVEAANVVSVMVEKRIQLKAPYLDNIAVLLSRIGEKELDQQLMSLK